The following are encoded together in the Anaerostipes caccae L1-92 genome:
- a CDS encoding iron-containing alcohol dehydrogenase — protein sequence MKMQAFTHYTPTEIVFGKASEDKVAELAKKYHGSRVFVVYGGGSVVKSGLLGRVTGTLEAAGLKVETIGGVKPNPRLDFAREAVKKAIEFQADLILAVGGGSVIDTAKAVSHGAANPDTDIWEFWSRKKTVEKTLPVGVILTLAAAGSETSDSAVLTNTEIQVKRGLSTDLNRPEFAIMNPELTYTLPKYQVGCGIVDIMMHTLDRYFTKTKGNQLTDEIAEGLLRTVIANGRIAIQDSHNYESMSEIMWCGSISHNGLTGLGAEKDFAPHQLGHELSAKFDIAHGASLSAVWGAWAEYSCMEDVDRFVRFADKVWGISGDNKEEVAQKAINATVNYFKSLDMPTCFSEAKEIGIKTEDELWAMADGCSYKDTRTIGAFRVLNKEDIFNVYKLANK from the coding sequence ATGAAGATGCAGGCATTTACCCATTACACACCGACAGAGATTGTTTTTGGAAAAGCTTCAGAGGACAAAGTGGCAGAGCTGGCAAAGAAATATCACGGCTCCAGAGTGTTCGTTGTCTATGGAGGAGGAAGTGTCGTAAAGAGCGGGCTGCTTGGAAGAGTGACCGGGACACTGGAAGCGGCAGGGCTCAAGGTGGAGACTATCGGCGGAGTAAAACCGAATCCAAGGCTTGATTTTGCCAGGGAAGCTGTAAAGAAAGCCATTGAATTCCAGGCAGATCTGATTCTTGCCGTAGGAGGCGGAAGTGTGATCGATACTGCGAAGGCAGTCTCACACGGAGCGGCCAATCCGGACACCGATATCTGGGAGTTTTGGTCCCGGAAGAAAACGGTGGAGAAAACTCTTCCGGTAGGTGTGATCCTGACCCTCGCAGCCGCTGGAAGTGAGACCAGTGATTCAGCTGTCCTTACCAATACGGAGATTCAGGTAAAGAGAGGGCTCAGTACAGATCTGAACCGCCCTGAGTTTGCCATCATGAATCCGGAACTTACGTATACGCTTCCCAAGTATCAGGTGGGCTGCGGTATTGTCGACATTATGATGCATACACTGGACCGTTACTTTACGAAGACAAAGGGCAATCAGCTGACCGACGAGATCGCCGAAGGACTGCTTCGGACCGTGATCGCCAACGGAAGGATTGCGATCCAGGACTCTCATAATTACGAGAGCATGAGCGAGATCATGTGGTGCGGAAGTATTTCACATAACGGCCTGACCGGTCTTGGTGCTGAGAAAGATTTTGCTCCGCACCAGCTGGGACATGAACTGAGCGCCAAATTTGATATCGCCCACGGAGCCAGCCTTTCCGCCGTTTGGGGAGCCTGGGCAGAGTACTCCTGCATGGAAGATGTAGACCGGTTTGTGCGCTTTGCCGATAAGGTATGGGGAATTTCCGGTGACAATAAAGAAGAAGTGGCGCAAAAAGCGATCAACGCCACCGTAAATTACTTTAAGTCACTGGACATGCCGACCTGCTTTTCAGAAGCCAAAGAAATCGGCATTAAGACAGAGGACGAACTGTGGGCTATGGCCGACGGATGCTCCTACAAAGATACGAGGACCATAGGGGCTTTCCGTGTCTTAAATAAAGAAGATATCTTTAATGTATACAAATTGGCAAATAAATAG
- the efp gene encoding elongation factor P: MVSAGDFKNGLTIEYEGNIYQIIEFQHVKPGKGAAFVRAKLKNIKSGGAIEKSFRPSEKFENAHIERKEMQYLYTDGELFHFMDPETFDQIALDPDTIGDSLKFVKENMNVTLVSHNGTVFQVEAPLHVELLVTECEPGEKGNTAQGATKPCTVETGANVNVPLFVNQGDTLKIDTRTGEYLSRV; encoded by the coding sequence ATGGTATCCGCAGGAGATTTTAAGAATGGGCTGACCATCGAATACGAAGGCAATATTTATCAGATTATTGAATTTCAGCATGTAAAGCCTGGAAAGGGAGCAGCCTTCGTACGCGCGAAGTTAAAAAATATCAAGAGTGGGGGAGCGATTGAAAAGTCTTTCCGTCCATCAGAGAAGTTTGAGAATGCTCACATCGAACGTAAAGAAATGCAGTATTTATATACAGACGGTGAATTATTCCATTTCATGGATCCGGAGACTTTTGATCAGATCGCATTGGACCCGGACACCATCGGAGATTCATTAAAGTTTGTAAAAGAAAATATGAACGTTACCCTTGTTTCACACAACGGGACTGTTTTCCAGGTGGAGGCTCCTCTGCATGTAGAACTTCTTGTTACCGAGTGTGAACCGGGAGAAAAAGGAAACACAGCTCAGGGCGCTACGAAGCCTTGTACGGTAGAGACGGGTGCGAATGTCAATGTCCCTCTGTTTGTCAACCAGGGTGATACATTGAAGATTGATACAAGAACCGGGGAATATTTATCCAGGGTATAA
- a CDS encoding DMT family transporter, translating into MSKNQKIRGIICIVLSAFCFAWMNAFVKLSGDLPSIEKSFFRNLVALIFAFVMIKRSGAGFRFQMKNLHWFILRSLAGTLGIFCNFYAVDHLVLSDASTLNKLSPFFVIVFSYLILREKITVFQLTCITSAFIGSMFIVKPSFAAVSVLPALIGFLGGMFAGCAYACVRKLGTRGERGPFIVFFFSTFSCISCIPFMIGNFHPISGLQLVYLLLAGLAAAGGQFAITAAYTYAPGKEISIYDYTQIIFSTLLGLFLFGQMPDGFSILGYVIIITAAVVMFFYNNRRNKTE; encoded by the coding sequence TTGTCAAAAAACCAGAAGATCCGGGGGATCATCTGCATTGTCCTGTCTGCGTTCTGCTTTGCATGGATGAATGCGTTTGTAAAGCTTTCCGGAGATCTTCCGTCGATTGAAAAGAGCTTTTTCAGGAATCTGGTAGCCCTGATCTTTGCATTTGTGATGATCAAAAGAAGCGGCGCCGGATTCCGGTTTCAGATGAAGAATTTACACTGGTTTATCCTAAGGTCCTTAGCAGGGACCTTAGGTATTTTTTGCAATTTTTATGCGGTGGATCATCTGGTGCTTTCGGATGCGTCTACGCTTAATAAATTGTCGCCGTTTTTTGTCATTGTATTTTCTTATCTGATTCTGAGAGAAAAAATTACCGTATTCCAGTTGACTTGTATCACATCCGCATTTATCGGCAGTATGTTTATTGTAAAGCCAAGCTTTGCAGCTGTTTCTGTCCTGCCGGCTTTGATCGGCTTTTTAGGAGGCATGTTTGCAGGCTGTGCCTATGCATGTGTCAGAAAGCTTGGCACAAGAGGGGAGAGGGGACCGTTCATCGTCTTTTTCTTCTCCACATTTTCCTGCATCAGCTGTATCCCCTTTATGATCGGGAATTTTCACCCGATCTCAGGGCTTCAGCTTGTTTACCTGCTGCTTGCGGGACTTGCAGCAGCGGGAGGACAGTTTGCCATCACGGCAGCCTACACCTATGCGCCGGGAAAAGAGATATCCATCTATGATTACACCCAGATTATCTTTTCAACTCTGCTGGGGCTTTTTCTGTTCGGGCAGATGCCAGACGGGTTCAGTATCCTTGGATATGTGATCATTATCACGGCAGCCGTTGTCATGTTTTTCTACAACAACCGCAGGAACAAAACAGAATAA
- the spoIIIAA gene encoding stage III sporulation protein AA produces the protein MENTSEIYHILPKSVRGLMQKSGLKPRELQEIRLRIHQPVIVRYENKEYFLSTEGKLTASHHFVHVLTRDELKQMMEYISNYSLYAYEDQLRQGFLTVKGGHRVGIAGKVSIEDGEIRTMKHITFLNIRVAHEVIGCAEGIFEHCTKDGQLLPVLIISPPGRGKTTLLRDMIRIASDGGETVGVVDERSEIAASYMGVPQNKVGIRTDVMDGCPKSEGMMMLVRSMAPNVIAVDEIGKKEDVDAMLYSAYCGCTLMATIHGKDMEELKKVPYVGEMMERKVFKRYVVLSEQGKAGTVKEILNEEGVRLYG, from the coding sequence ATGGAAAATACAAGTGAGATCTATCACATACTCCCGAAGTCTGTCCGGGGTCTGATGCAGAAAAGCGGTCTCAAGCCGAGAGAACTTCAGGAGATCAGACTGCGCATTCATCAGCCTGTGATCGTCCGCTATGAAAATAAAGAATATTTTTTGTCTACGGAAGGGAAGCTGACGGCCAGCCATCATTTTGTACATGTTCTCACGAGAGATGAACTGAAACAGATGATGGAATATATCAGCAATTATTCTCTTTATGCCTATGAAGACCAGTTAAGACAGGGTTTTCTGACTGTGAAAGGGGGACACCGGGTAGGGATCGCAGGAAAAGTGTCCATAGAAGACGGTGAGATCAGGACGATGAAGCATATCACTTTTTTGAACATCCGTGTGGCTCATGAGGTCATCGGCTGTGCAGAGGGGATATTTGAACACTGCACGAAAGATGGACAGCTTCTCCCGGTGCTGATCATTTCGCCTCCGGGGAGAGGAAAAACAACGCTTTTAAGGGATATGATCCGCATCGCTTCCGACGGCGGCGAGACTGTGGGTGTGGTGGATGAGCGCAGTGAGATCGCGGCTTCTTATATGGGAGTCCCCCAGAACAAAGTGGGTATCCGCACGGATGTGATGGACGGGTGTCCGAAGTCGGAAGGAATGATGATGCTTGTGCGCTCTATGGCTCCAAATGTGATAGCAGTAGATGAGATTGGGAAAAAAGAGGACGTGGACGCTATGCTGTACAGTGCTTACTGCGGATGTACTTTGATGGCGACGATCCACGGCAAAGATATGGAGGAATTAAAAAAAGTGCCGTATGTTGGGGAAATGATGGAAAGAAAAGTTTTTAAACGCTATGTTGTTCTGAGTGAACAGGGAAAAGCGGGAACTGTCAAGGAAATTTTAAATGAGGAGGGGGTGAGGCTCTATGGTTAA
- a CDS encoding stage III sporulation protein AB produces MVKLLGAAIVIISGGVLGFYRASRERKRLEQGIELKRLLYLLQGEIRYGLTPLPDAIGTIAGKMNAEFSVFLSDVSKKLSSYQEETFSQVWKNSVEKDLTPYVLEKKMLEPLITMGDTIGYLDKDMQVKTIDFTIEQIEERMYQIKDQVIKNCKLYQSLGLSFGLLVVIILL; encoded by the coding sequence ATGGTTAAACTGCTGGGTGCGGCTATTGTCATTATTTCCGGCGGTGTTCTGGGATTTTACCGGGCGTCGAGGGAAAGAAAGAGACTGGAGCAGGGGATTGAATTGAAAAGACTTCTATATCTTCTCCAGGGCGAGATCCGGTACGGACTGACGCCTCTTCCCGATGCCATCGGCACAATAGCAGGGAAGATGAATGCCGAGTTTTCGGTCTTTCTCTCCGACGTGTCAAAAAAACTTTCTTCTTATCAGGAAGAAACATTTTCCCAAGTGTGGAAGAATTCTGTGGAGAAGGATCTCACACCGTATGTCCTGGAGAAAAAGATGCTGGAGCCATTGATCACCATGGGAGATACGATTGGTTATCTGGACAAGGATATGCAGGTGAAGACCATTGATTTTACGATCGAGCAGATCGAGGAGAGAATGTATCAGATTAAAGATCAGGTGATCAAGAACTGTAAACTATATCAGAGCCTTGGATTGTCCTTTGGACTTCTCGTTGTGATTATTTTATTGTAA
- the spoIIIAC gene encoding stage III sporulation protein AC, whose product MSVNIIFRIAAVGILVTILVQVLKHSGRDEQAFLITLAGLILVLSWVIPYIYDLFESVQTLFTIS is encoded by the coding sequence ATGAGCGTAAACATTATCTTTCGGATTGCGGCCGTGGGAATTCTGGTCACGATCCTGGTGCAGGTACTGAAACACTCGGGCAGGGACGAACAGGCGTTTCTGATTACCCTTGCGGGGCTGATCCTTGTACTGTCATGGGTGATCCCTTATATCTATGATCTTTTCGAGAGTGTGCAGACACTGTTCACCATTTCTTAG
- a CDS encoding SpoIIIAC/SpoIIIAD family protein — MVKIALFGIIASILTLKIKSIRPEYSLVIGLVSSLFLAIYALDEMGKIIDLFGSIESYSGIPGTYIQILLKLVGISFLCEFASNICKDAGQATMAKQVEMAGKLSILVVSLPILQSLLTTLERLMG, encoded by the coding sequence ATGGTTAAGATTGCACTTTTTGGCATCATAGCCAGTATACTGACGCTGAAGATTAAATCCATCAGGCCGGAGTACAGCCTGGTGATCGGTCTCGTATCCAGCTTATTTCTGGCAATCTACGCATTGGACGAGATGGGGAAGATCATAGACTTATTTGGCTCTATCGAGTCTTATTCAGGAATTCCGGGAACTTACATACAAATTCTTTTAAAGCTGGTCGGGATTTCTTTTCTGTGTGAGTTTGCCTCAAATATATGCAAAGACGCGGGACAGGCAACCATGGCAAAACAGGTGGAGATGGCGGGAAAGCTGTCCATACTGGTTGTCAGTCTGCCGATCCTTCAATCTCTGCTGACGACGTTAGAAAGGCTGATGGGATGA
- a CDS encoding stage III sporulation protein AE encodes MRKRIILLAFIFVLMFAAKVSAKEEEDLSEYSFEQVEKTLEKAKISFSYEELVKKLITGNIKGAFSMVRQSVGDQLFSILSENRNFMRQLIAVAIIAAVFKNFSDAFFQGNTGDTAFYVTYMILIGLMANSFFFLNSITDQVISTLIDFMKGLITAYSIAVVATTGVSTSVALYEMYLFVIYIISLLVQSVIFPAVKILFVLKIVNHISLEEKLSRLCDTLEWAVRALLKALLAVVLGIQMIQAMLLPAVDSVKDGIFKKGVSMIPGVGQGVSTVTTTLIGSAVVIKNSIGVAGIFVLCVIILVPLMQIGGILLSYIGTGILLQPVSDKRITGSLDAVIKSGKLLLRTVFTLSILFILSIAIVAFSTNINYYTG; translated from the coding sequence ATGAGAAAACGTATCATACTGCTGGCATTTATCTTTGTCCTGATGTTTGCGGCAAAGGTGTCGGCGAAGGAAGAGGAAGACTTGAGCGAATATTCGTTTGAACAGGTGGAAAAAACACTGGAGAAGGCAAAAATCAGTTTCTCTTATGAGGAACTGGTGAAAAAGCTTATAACAGGAAATATCAAAGGGGCTTTTTCTATGGTCAGACAGAGCGTTGGGGATCAGCTGTTTTCAATTCTTTCGGAAAACAGGAACTTTATGAGACAGCTGATCGCAGTGGCGATCATTGCGGCAGTGTTCAAAAATTTTTCCGATGCGTTTTTCCAGGGGAATACCGGGGATACGGCCTTTTATGTCACATATATGATTCTGATCGGTCTCATGGCGAATTCTTTTTTCTTTTTGAATTCCATCACGGATCAGGTGATCTCTACGCTCATTGATTTCATGAAAGGACTGATCACAGCCTACTCGATCGCAGTGGTGGCAACTACGGGGGTATCCACATCGGTGGCCCTGTATGAGATGTATCTGTTTGTGATCTATATCATTTCTCTTCTGGTCCAGAGTGTGATCTTTCCGGCGGTAAAGATCCTGTTTGTGCTAAAGATCGTCAATCACATTTCACTGGAGGAGAAACTTTCCAGACTCTGCGATACACTGGAATGGGCCGTGAGAGCCCTGTTAAAGGCACTGCTGGCCGTGGTTCTGGGAATCCAGATGATTCAGGCCATGCTTCTGCCGGCAGTAGATTCCGTAAAAGACGGTATTTTTAAAAAAGGTGTGTCCATGATCCCCGGAGTGGGACAGGGCGTCAGCACGGTGACAACGACTCTGATCGGATCAGCTGTTGTGATCAAAAACAGTATCGGAGTGGCGGGGATTTTTGTTCTCTGTGTTATCATCCTTGTTCCGCTGATGCAGATCGGGGGAATCCTTCTGTCTTATATTGGAACAGGGATTCTGCTTCAGCCGGTCTCAGACAAACGGATCACAGGATCTCTGGATGCGGTGATCAAGAGCGGAAAACTGCTGCTTCGGACCGTGTTTACTCTGAGCATTTTGTTTATTCTGTCCATTGCCATCGTAGCCTTTTCCACAAATATTAATTACTATACGGGGTGA
- a CDS encoding stage III sporulation protein AF has product MQYIKAIVFFLILMTLVSQLCQGDKYKPYIRLVTGFMLLALMMRPIAYVMNIGPEDLTVFSNVNTDSTESSFRSQALETYKNREEKKIKKILQSYKIQAKEVEVDTDDTKDDPEIDEISVKVEDEESEAKKVKTILLNFYNVDESHINISE; this is encoded by the coding sequence ATGCAGTATATTAAAGCGATTGTTTTTTTTCTGATTCTTATGACACTGGTAAGCCAGCTTTGTCAGGGGGATAAATACAAGCCCTACATCCGGCTGGTGACCGGATTTATGCTGCTGGCCCTGATGATGAGGCCGATTGCCTATGTTATGAATATAGGGCCGGAAGACCTCACAGTATTTTCTAATGTGAATACGGACAGCACAGAATCTTCTTTCAGGAGCCAGGCTCTTGAAACTTATAAAAACCGCGAAGAGAAGAAAATAAAAAAAATCCTTCAGTCCTATAAGATTCAGGCGAAAGAAGTGGAAGTGGATACGGATGATACAAAGGATGATCCGGAGATCGATGAGATTTCTGTGAAGGTTGAAGATGAAGAATCTGAAGCAAAGAAAGTAAAAACAATACTTTTGAACTTCTATAATGTAGATGAGAGTCATATCAATATAAGTGAGTAG
- a CDS encoding SpoIIIAH-like family protein produces the protein MKKIVKKNQLIITTLAVIIAVAGYVNYTGQYITTTKDKAKTVSNTAKNASQSQAKDDITDVGEAVLTNAQVGNYVAKAKLEREQTHSKAKDTLEEIIKDKTVKDSVKQDAVDKLATLAEQMEMETATENLLGAKGFLNSIVTIQNGNVDVLVNLKDVSKVERSQIEDIVTRKTGCKLENVVITSIKTED, from the coding sequence ATGAAGAAAATCGTGAAAAAAAATCAGTTAATCATCACAACTCTGGCTGTTATTATAGCGGTCGCGGGCTATGTAAATTATACGGGTCAGTACATCACTACAACGAAGGACAAAGCAAAGACGGTCAGCAATACGGCAAAAAATGCCTCTCAGAGCCAGGCAAAAGATGACATCACAGATGTGGGGGAAGCGGTGCTCACGAATGCCCAGGTGGGAAATTATGTGGCAAAGGCGAAGCTTGAGAGAGAACAGACCCACAGCAAGGCAAAGGACACTTTGGAAGAAATCATCAAAGACAAAACAGTCAAAGACAGTGTAAAACAGGATGCAGTAGATAAGCTTGCTACGCTGGCAGAGCAGATGGAGATGGAGACAGCTACCGAAAACCTGCTGGGCGCCAAGGGGTTTTTGAATTCCATCGTGACCATTCAAAATGGAAACGTGGATGTCCTGGTGAACCTGAAAGATGTCTCCAAAGTGGAGAGAAGCCAGATTGAAGATATTGTCACGAGAAAGACCGGATGCAAGCTGGAAAATGTCGTGATCACATCCATAAAAACAGAAGATTAA
- a CDS encoding Asp23/Gls24 family envelope stress response protein: protein MENKSSGYKIHEKGMLGEVKIADEVIAIIAGLAATEVKGVAGMCGNITNELVSKLGMKNLSKGVRVIVEGSHVSVDLAIELDYGVSIAQISKKVQEKVKTAIENMTGLTIDEVNVRIAGVALEEE from the coding sequence ATGGAAAATAAAAGTAGTGGTTATAAGATTCACGAAAAAGGGATGCTCGGAGAAGTAAAGATCGCAGATGAAGTGATCGCGATCATCGCAGGGCTTGCAGCGACAGAAGTCAAAGGCGTGGCAGGTATGTGCGGCAATATAACGAATGAGCTTGTGAGCAAACTCGGTATGAAGAACCTTTCCAAGGGTGTGCGTGTTATCGTTGAGGGAAGTCATGTCAGTGTTGATCTGGCCATCGAACTGGACTATGGAGTCAGCATTGCACAGATTTCAAAGAAAGTACAGGAAAAGGTTAAGACAGCCATAGAGAATATGACAGGCCTGACCATCGACGAAGTCAACGTAAGAATTGCCGGCGTAGCGCTGGAAGAAGAATAA
- the nusB gene encoding transcription antitermination factor NusB, with translation MTRSKLREQMFRLCFSIDFHTSEEFEAQADLYFSNNDFFRNKEKDYIKTRTLDMLSRLEEIDQKINENSKGWDIKRLGKAELTILRIAVYEIMFDEDIPDKVAINEAVELSKTYCNEKAASFINGILGKIG, from the coding sequence ATGACAAGGAGTAAATTAAGAGAGCAGATGTTCCGTCTGTGCTTTTCCATCGATTTTCACACAAGCGAGGAGTTTGAAGCGCAGGCAGACCTGTATTTTTCAAATAATGATTTTTTCAGGAACAAAGAGAAAGACTACATAAAGACAAGGACTCTCGATATGCTTTCCCGTCTTGAAGAAATCGATCAAAAGATCAATGAAAACAGCAAAGGCTGGGATATTAAGAGACTGGGGAAAGCCGAGCTTACGATCTTAAGAATTGCAGTTTATGAAATAATGTTTGATGAGGATATCCCGGATAAAGTGGCGATCAACGAGGCAGTAGAACTTTCAAAGACTTACTGTAACGAAAAGGCTGCCTCATTTATCAATGGGATCTTGGGAAAGATTGGTTAA
- the xseA gene encoding exodeoxyribonuclease VII large subunit: MNKVFSVAQINAYIKRIFQSDYALNRIYIKGEVSNCKYHSSGHIYFSLKDDKSQISCVMFANQRISGLDFEMENGQTVIVSGSISVFERNGTYQLYANEISLDGIGRLYVEFEKLKEKLYREGLFDHEKKKPIPQNPKTIGIVTAKTGAAIHDIMSVAKRRNPYIQLVLYPAQVQGDGAAETIVRGIETLDRYGVDTIIIGRGGGSIEDLWAFNEEKVARAIYAAKTPIISGTGHEVDTTIADYAADLRAATPTAACELAVPDLRETLDAIDARKRSLSVQIRHILRNYELRLEQYSGKLRRFDPKLQLQEQRMTLAELEDRLTKRMDYLRNRYQHRLELYAQRLHGLSPTAKLIGGYGYLSDQSGQPVLSTAQISEGDEVQITISDGSIKTKVTQVIPREK; this comes from the coding sequence ATGAACAAAGTATTTTCAGTGGCGCAGATCAATGCGTATATCAAAAGAATCTTTCAGAGCGATTATGCCCTGAACCGGATTTATATCAAGGGAGAAGTCTCAAACTGCAAATACCATTCTTCCGGTCATATCTATTTTTCATTAAAGGATGATAAAAGCCAGATTTCCTGTGTGATGTTTGCCAATCAGAGGATCAGCGGGCTGGATTTTGAGATGGAAAACGGACAGACGGTCATTGTTTCGGGAAGCATCAGTGTGTTTGAGAGAAACGGAACCTATCAGCTTTATGCCAACGAAATTTCTCTGGACGGCATCGGACGGCTCTATGTGGAGTTTGAGAAGCTGAAGGAGAAACTTTACAGGGAAGGTTTATTCGATCACGAAAAGAAAAAGCCGATTCCCCAAAATCCGAAAACCATCGGCATCGTGACGGCGAAGACAGGAGCCGCCATCCACGATATTATGAGTGTTGCAAAGCGGAGAAACCCGTATATACAGCTGGTGCTGTATCCGGCACAGGTTCAGGGTGACGGGGCGGCAGAGACGATTGTGAGAGGTATTGAGACACTGGACCGCTATGGAGTTGATACGATCATCATCGGCCGCGGAGGCGGATCGATTGAGGATCTCTGGGCATTCAACGAAGAGAAGGTTGCCAGGGCCATTTATGCAGCCAAAACGCCGATCATCTCCGGGACAGGCCATGAGGTGGATACGACCATCGCAGACTATGCGGCAGATTTAAGGGCAGCCACACCCACGGCGGCGTGTGAACTTGCAGTTCCGGATCTTAGGGAGACACTGGATGCGATTGACGCAAGGAAAAGAAGCCTTTCTGTACAGATCCGCCACATTCTGCGGAATTATGAACTTCGTCTGGAACAGTACAGCGGAAAACTGCGCAGGTTTGATCCCAAGCTTCAATTACAGGAGCAGAGAATGACGCTCGCGGAACTGGAAGACCGCCTGACAAAGAGGATGGATTATCTGCGAAACCGCTATCAGCATCGGCTGGAACTATATGCACAGCGCCTGCACGGACTTTCTCCTACGGCAAAACTGATTGGAGGATATGGATATCTGTCGGATCAGTCCGGACAGCCGGTTTTATCGACGGCTCAGATATCTGAAGGGGATGAAGTGCAGATTACCATCTCTGACGGGTCTATAAAAACAAAAGTAACACAAGTTATACCGAGAGAAAAATAA
- the xseB gene encoding exodeoxyribonuclease VII small subunit, with the protein MAKKKFSIDEGFSQLDDILKNLEQEDIKLADAVELYTKGVSTLKECKDSLDQVEKELIILEQNGENNE; encoded by the coding sequence ATGGCAAAAAAGAAGTTTAGTATTGATGAGGGATTCAGCCAGTTAGACGATATATTAAAGAATTTAGAGCAGGAGGACATAAAGCTTGCCGATGCGGTAGAACTTTATACAAAAGGAGTCTCCACTTTAAAAGAATGCAAGGATTCTCTGGACCAGGTGGAAAAAGAGCTGATTATATTAGAACAAAACGGAGAGAACAATGAATGA
- a CDS encoding polyprenyl synthetase family protein, which produces MNEFDQELKKRISHIEKILDHYLPKPEGFQKTVLKAMNTTVKAGGKRLRPMLMEETYKMFGGKEKVIEPFMAAIEMIHTYSLIHDDLPALDNDDYRRGQKTCHIVYGEDMAILAGDALLNYAFETASSAFALEDADLPKVAEAIRILARKPGIYGMIGGQAADVELEGTVLSMEQIMFIHHNKTSALIEACMMIGAVLAGASPEDVKAMEECGRKIGLAFQIQDDILDITGQEEVIGKPVGSDEKNQKTTYVSIKGLEQAGKDVERISLEAVEILRTYDTSDGYLTGLAEYLIHRTC; this is translated from the coding sequence ATGAATGAGTTTGATCAGGAACTTAAAAAGCGCATAAGTCATATTGAGAAAATTCTGGATCATTATCTTCCGAAACCGGAAGGTTTTCAGAAAACAGTGCTGAAGGCGATGAACACAACGGTAAAAGCCGGAGGAAAACGGCTGAGACCGATGCTGATGGAAGAAACCTACAAGATGTTTGGGGGAAAAGAAAAAGTGATTGAGCCCTTTATGGCTGCGATCGAGATGATCCATACCTATTCCCTGATCCATGACGATCTTCCTGCTCTGGACAACGACGATTACAGAAGAGGGCAGAAGACGTGTCATATCGTCTACGGAGAAGACATGGCAATTCTCGCCGGAGATGCTCTGCTGAACTACGCATTTGAGACTGCTTCCTCCGCGTTTGCTTTAGAGGATGCAGATCTTCCCAAGGTGGCAGAAGCCATTCGGATTCTTGCCCGGAAACCGGGTATCTACGGAATGATCGGAGGACAGGCGGCAGACGTGGAACTGGAGGGCACTGTGCTTTCGATGGAGCAGATCATGTTTATCCACCACAACAAAACGTCTGCTTTGATTGAAGCGTGCATGATGATCGGGGCGGTGCTTGCCGGTGCATCACCAGAAGACGTAAAAGCCATGGAAGAATGCGGGCGAAAGATCGGTCTTGCCTTTCAGATCCAGGATGACATCCTCGATATCACAGGACAGGAGGAAGTCATCGGAAAACCGGTGGGAAGCGATGAGAAAAATCAGAAGACCACATACGTTTCGATCAAAGGACTGGAGCAGGCTGGGAAAGATGTTGAGAGGATCTCACTGGAGGCAGTGGAGATTCTGAGAACCTATGATACATCCGACGGTTATCTCACAGGTCTGGCAGAATACCTGATTCACAGAACCTGCTAG